The following DNA comes from Candidatus Thermoplasmatota archaeon.
CCGGCCAAGGACGCCGGAGCCCTCGCCGAACACGTTGTGCCACGTGACCACGAGGGGAACGCGCGCGCTTGCGCGCCGCATGGCGCGCGTCCAATCGGGCGCCCAGCGGTAGTGGAAGTCCACGACGTCGGGCGAAAACGACGCGGCCGTCTCGAGCACGCGCCGGGAGAGAAGGGGTGCCGGGTTGTACGGGAACGACGACCACACGAACGATGGGCAGCGGAGGATCTCGTACCCGTCGTCGCGCTGCCGCGCGCTCGTCCCTGGCAGCCGCGCGCACAGCACGGCGACCTCGTGGCCCTGCCGCGCAAGCTCCCGCGCCTGGCCGTCGAGCCGCCGCTCGATCCCCCCGCGATACGGCAGGAAGTAGGGGTTTGCCAGGAGGATGCGCACGGCGCTCGAACCCCCGGTCGCCGGAAAAGTTCTTCGCCGGGCGGATCGTGCGCGAAGCGTGCGCTTCCTGTTCGAGCTTTCGGGCGAACACCCCACCCTCCCGGCCCGCGAGGCGCTTGCGGTCCTCTCGCTGGCCGGGCCCTCCGCCGTCCTCGACGAGGACGAGGGCGTTCTGGTGGCGGAAGCCCCGCCCCAGGCGAAGGGGTGGCTGCCCAGGCTTGCGATGAGCCACTCCGTCCTGGAGCACCTGGCCTCCGTGCCGGCCCGCCGGGAAGACGTCCTGGAGGCCCTCGCGGGGGCGAAAGGCCGCCTGGGCGCCACGTTTGCCGTCCGCGCGACGAGGATGGGCGGCGCCGGCCGCGAACTTTCCGTTGCGACGCTCGAACGAGAGGCCGGCGCCCGGCTTGCCCAGCCCGCGCGCGTGGACCTGCGCGCGCCGGAGACCGAGGTGCGTGCGGTGCTGGCCGCGCGCGCGCACGTCGGGCTGCTGCTGCATCGGGTCGACCGCGCCGCCTTCGAGTCCCGCCACGTCCGGCGTCGCCCGTTCTTTGCCCCGATCACGGTCCACCCGCGCTTGGCTCGCTGCATGGCCAACCTCGCTCGCGTGCGGTCCGGGGAGCGGGTCCTCGATCCGTTCTGCGGCACGGGCGGCCTTGCGATCGAGGCGGGCCTGCTGGGGGCGCGCGTCACCGTGGGCGACCTCGATCCCCGCATGGTGGAAGGCGCCGCGCACGCGTTGGAGGCGGCCGGCGTGCGACACGAAAGCCGCGTGGCCGACGCGGCGCAGGCCGCCCTTTCCGGCGCGCCGTGGGACGCGATCCTCACGGACCCTCCGTACGGCCGGGGCGCGTCCTCACACCGCGAACCCCGCCTGGCGCTGTACCGTCGCGCGCTTGACGCTTTCGCCAAAGCGCTTCGTCCGGGCGGGAGGCTCGTCGCGGCGTTCCCGGATCCCGCCGTGATCCCGCTCGTGCGAGAGGTGCTGACGGTGGAGGAGGTCCACGCCGTACGCGTGCACAAAAGCCTCACGCGCCAGGTCGTCGTTGCGCGCAAGGACGACGGCTAGCGGTCAGGGGAAGGGACCGTCGGCGGCGACGAGGAAGAGCCCCTCCGGGGAGGTCGTGGCGGTGACC
Coding sequences within:
- a CDS encoding glycosyltransferase family 4 protein — encoded protein: MRILLANPYFLPYRGGIERRLDGQARELARQGHEVAVLCARLPGTSARQRDDGYEILRCPSFVWSSFPYNPAPLLSRRVLETAASFSPDVVDFHYRWAPDWTRAMRRASARVPLVVTWHNVFGEGSGVLGRVSRANDRRYLRFARSHARAIACVSEHVRRELADEGAPASQLVTLPMLGVDGPP
- a CDS encoding methyltransferase domain-containing protein; its protein translation is MRFLFELSGEHPTLPAREALAVLSLAGPSAVLDEDEGVLVAEAPPQAKGWLPRLAMSHSVLEHLASVPARREDVLEALAGAKGRLGATFAVRATRMGGAGRELSVATLEREAGARLAQPARVDLRAPETEVRAVLAARAHVGLLLHRVDRAAFESRHVRRRPFFAPITVHPRLARCMANLARVRSGERVLDPFCGTGGLAIEAGLLGARVTVGDLDPRMVEGAAHALEAAGVRHESRVADAAQAALSGAPWDAILTDPPYGRGASSHREPRLALYRRALDAFAKALRPGGRLVAAFPDPAVIPLVREVLTVEEVHAVRVHKSLTRQVVVARKDDG